In the genome of Cryptomeria japonica chromosome 8, Sugi_1.0, whole genome shotgun sequence, one region contains:
- the LOC131046358 gene encoding uncharacterized protein LOC131046358, whose translation MAVGCGVVRGFGWVTDWWESSFVGESSKLKKVNGCLPRSQDRPVLVISPESVHEDIAYWSQHVLICKFLGIRIPLSALESWIRRTWHVEGDFDLLVAANGYFMVDFSSISDRNRVFEGGPYFYNHVGLFIKPWHSGFNATEDLPTRVPVWVRLPWLPLEFWREDILLRIAALLGKPAAIAHNTLEKKVFSYARICVEIDLNNPLPDSLEIFIGSASWIQLLDYESLPFRCRFCHEYGHLQRQCPRAPKVAGVSSSPSSGPSVEKGDKGKESGVEGGPDKDGFIPVKQRNKGRGHKRAFKDSQNDQGFNRFEVLDNQAVEEGIPIELSAGASGMDVGMDTGLEKVIVVQNSSSALVQGSSEPPGASVDVQDDIVLADLAKAETKLMVDLMFQHAPRIWFSGQCQCIGSRGTSGGLALFWDPRKLWAHIRYVRSYAPFLPWILAGDFNAVLSLEEKRGGLPRLGPAADMFRTNVDSLALMDVKPSNGIFTWNNRQSGPEAIAQRLDRFLVSCSWVRGSLVICSEILDWRGSDHWPIKFSTSAFPNPKNPPFKFQLMWLRDPSLGDLVAQWWRDDAPTFGTSMYSLVKKLQYVKFHLKRWNRLSFGNFRARKREALDCLAVITRQIRDLGFSEALGHAESQALKLVEEWELREEIFWKQKARIDWLQEGDRNTAFFHYSVQAHRNKCFISSLVNSEGISIFAQHALSREARQYYSNLFTEDSVPAEADENRVLACIPSLISNEVNASLICPVTLSEVEEDLLEVVCESLHSKQMLRALNATFLVLIPKKEGADKLDLFRPIALCNVAYKIITKLMAERLKSCLPMIISEEQGGFVAGRQILDGVVVASEAIHSMATSQERSMFIKLDMAKAYDRVKWSFLQKILLAFGFSSDWVSWVLSCVTSSSFSVIMNGEPSELFGATRGLRQGDPLSPYLFIILAEGLGRLLKSQVSHGLIHGWQWGMGLPTLSHLQFVDDTSLMGLARIREADSFRKTLDIFLAASGQRVNEQKSSWQQLLDKLRRKVSHWTHRWLSSVARLTLLKSVIQALPIYRCFVQVAPMYFLKEFDALSRQFLWSGSQALFWLDSWDGHPPILSSFPHLQPLSEVFSAAGWDTVEHYKVAQHDGLVLRFHWKHPLEWPPGGFEGDRRELSQLLASRACNSLRGTDVLAWDGSDLSGKYSVVAGYKQIGRQLFGDIEVPWWKHVWHKLSWPKCNFFMWLVAQNRCLTWDNLCKRGFQSPSMCVLCQGCEESVSHIFFQCSYAREIWHFWWGVWNTTCWHVSSLVEFWERWGRAPVSTSFLQAAWAIGPSFIIWNLWLERNRRIFQDLQLMAPHLWRKILHSLGETIVAKCDMTMRVDPRDVDCCNRLHLPPPQRQLMRNRCRHPTPKVNREGRWSPPPLGVLKINSDGSSRGNPGHAGIGGVGRDSSGDVQFIFSEYKGLHTNNLMEAQAILVAMEWANQLGWRRIICESDSQVVVNLLKRQYMDNVSWQLALIVEQILTLCASLEHVTFNHIPREWNGVADCLAKWASDHMHDWNLVDRGHLSPDLSHQLDHLVDLDRAI comes from the exons ATGGCTGTTGGGTGTGGAGTGGTGCGGGGGTTTGGGTGGGTGACGGACTGGTGGGAG TCATCTTTTGTGGGTGAGAGCTCTAAGCTCAAGAAAGTGAACGGATGTCTGCCACGGAGTCAAGATCGGCCTGTTTTGGTTATCTCTCCGGAATCTGTCCACGAAGATATCGCTTATTGGAGCCAACATGTTTTGATCTGCAAGTTCTTGGGTATTCGGATTCCTCTCTCGGCATTAGAATCTTGGATCCGTCGAACCTGGCATGTTGAGGGGGATTTTGATTTATTGGTAGCTGCAAATGGCTATTTCATGGTCGATTTTTCTAGTATCTCGGACCGTAATCGTGTTTTTGAAGGAGGGCCATATTTTTACAATCATGTTGGCTTGTTCATTAAGCCCTGGCATAGTGGTTTTAATGCGACAGAAGATCTTCCTACTCGGGTTCCTGTTTGGGTGCGTCTTCCATGGCTGCCGTTGGAGTTTTGGAGAGAGGATATTCTGCTTCGGATTGCTGCTCTGTTGGGGAAACCGGCTGCCATTGCTCATAATACTTTGGAGAAAAAGGTATTTTCTTATGCTCGCATCTGCGTTGAAATTGACttaaataatcctttgccagaCTCTTTGGAAATTTTTATTGGCTCGGCTTCGTGGATTCAACTGCTTGATTATGAGTCCCTCCCTTTTCGTTGCCGCTTCTGTCATGAGTATGGACACCTTCAGCGCCAGTGTCCTCGGGCACCCAAAGTTGCTGGGgtgtcttcttctccttcttctgggCCCTCGGTGGAGAAAGGGGATAAAGGGAAGGAATCTGGGGTTGAGGGTGGGCCTGATAAGGATGGCTTTATCCCTGTTAAGCAGAGAAATAAAGGGAGGGGGCACAAGCGGGCCTTTAAGGATAGTCAGAATGATCAGGGTTTCAATCGGTTTGAGGTCCTGGATAATCAGGCTGTGGAGGAAGGGATTCCTATTGAGCTTTCTGCTGGGGCCTCTGGTATGGATGTTGGGATGGATACAGGGCTGGAGAAAGTGATTGTTGTGCAGAATTCATCTTCGGCATTGGTGCAGGGGAGTTCGGAGCCTCCTGGGGCCTCTGTAGATGTGCAGGATGATATTGTTTTAGCAGATTTGGCTAAGGCA GAAACTAAGCTTATGGTGGATCTCATGTTTCAACATGCTCCTCGTATTTGGTTTTCTGGCCAGTGTCAGTGTATTGGATCTAGGGGAACCTCTGGGGGTCTGGCTCTTTTCTGGGATCCTCGTAAG CTTTGGGCTCATATCAGGTATGTTAGGTCCTATGCTCCCTTTCTACCTTGGATTTTAGCTGGTGACTTCAATGCTGTGTTGAGCTTGGAGGAGAAAAGGGGAGGGCTGCCTAGGCTTGGCCCTGCTGCAGATATGTTTCGGACTAATGTGGACTCTCTAGCATTGATGGATGTAAAACCCTCTAATGGAattttcacttggaataatagacaGAGTGGGCCTGAAGCGATTGCCCAGCGGCTTGATCGTTTCCTTGTCTCTTGCTCTTGGGTTAGAGGTAGCTTGGTGATTtgctctgagattcttgactggcgTGGCTCTGATCATTGGCCAATTAAGTTTTCGACTTCAGCTTTTCCAAATCCTAAGAACCCCCCTTTCAAATTCCAGCTCATGTGGTTGCGTGATCCGTCTTTAGGTGATCTTGTGGCTCAATGGTGGCGGGATGACGCCCCTACCTTTGGTACATCTATGTATTCTCTGGTTAAGAAGTTGCAATATGTTAAGTTTCATCTTAAGCGATGGAATAGGTTGAGTTTTGGTAATTTTCGGGCTAGGAAAAGAGAAGCGCTGGACTGCCTTGCTGTGATTACCCGTCAGATTCGAGATTTGGGCTTCTCGGAGGCTCTTGGGCATGCTGAATCCCAGGCTCTGAAATTGGTGGAAGAGTGGGAGCTCCGTGAagagattttctggaaacaaaaggctaggattgattggcttcaagagggtGATCGGAATACGGCCTTTTTCCATTATTCTGTTCAAGCTCATCGAAATAAGTGCTTTATCTCTTCTCTTGTTAACTCTGAGGGTATTTCAATCTTTGCTCAACATGCTCTGTCTAGAGAGGCTCGTCAGTACTACTCTAATCTTTTCACTGAGGATTCTGTACCTGCTGAGGCTGATGAAAATAGAGtccttgcttgtattccttctttAATTTCTAATGAGGTGAATGCTTCTCTTATTTGCCCGGTGACTCTGTCTGAAGTGGAGGAG GATTTGTTAGAGGTGGTTTGTGAGTCTCTTCATAGTAAGCAGATGCTTCGCGCCTTGAATGCTACTTTTCTGgttctcattcctaagaaggaaggTGCTGACAAACTTGATCTCTTTAGACCTATTGCACTCTGTAATGTGGCGTATAAGATTATTACGAAGTTGATGGCTGAGAGACTCAAATCTTGTTTGCCAATGATTATTTCTGAGGAGCAAGGCGGCTTTGTGGCTGGGCGGCAAATTCTGGATGGGGTGGTGGTTGCGTCTGAAGCCATTCATTCCATGGCTACTTCTCAGGAGAggtctatgtttatcaagttggatatggccaaagcctatgacagagttAAATGGAGTTTTCTTCAGAAGATTCTGTTGGCCTTTGGTTTTTCCTCTGATTGGGTGAGTTGGGTGTTGAGTTGTGTGACTTCTTCCTCCTTTTCGGTTATTATGAATGGGGAGCCTTCTGAGCTTTTTGGGGCTACTAGGGGTCTTCGTCAGGGGGATCCACTCTctccttatttgtttattattctggCTGAGGGGCTTGGCCGTCTTCTTAAATCTCAGGTTTCTCATGGCTTGATTCATGGTTGGCAGTGGGGGATGGGCTTGCCTACACTTTCTCATCTCCAATTCGTGGATGATACCTCTCTTATGGGTCTGGCTCGTATTAGGGAGGCTGATTCCTTCAGGAAAACTTTGGACATCTTCCTTGCGGCTTCGGGCCAGAGAGTCAATGAGCAAaa ATCTTCTTGGCAGCAGTTGCTTGATAAGCTTAGGAGAAAGGTTTCTCATTGGACCCATCGTTGGTTGTCTTCTGTAGCTAGATTGACTCTTCTTAAGTCTGTCATCCAGGCCCTTCCCATCTACAGGTGCTTTGTTCAAGTGGCTCCTATGTATttccttaaggaatttgatgctctTTCTCGTCAATTTCTTTGGAGCG GTTCACAGGCTCTTTTTTGGTTAGATTcctgggatggtcaccctcctattctttcttcttttcctcatcTCCAGCCTCTGTCTGAGGTTTTTAGCGCAGCTGGCTGGGATACTGTGGAGCATTATAAGGTGGCACAACATGATGGTTTGGTTCTTCGGTTTCATTGGAAGCACCCTTTGGAGTGGCCTCCAGGAGGGTTTGAGGGGGATAGGCGTGAGCTTTCCCAACTTTTGGCTTCCCGTGCTTGTAATTCTTTGAGAGGAACTGATGTTTTGGCTTGGGATGGTTCAGACTTGTCTGGAAAGTACTCTGTGGTTGCTGGTTATAAACAGATTGGTAGGCAGTTGTTTGGGGACATTGAGGTCCCTTGGTGGAAGCATGTTTGGCACAAGTTGTCATGGCCCAAGTGCAACTTCTTTATGTGGTTAGTGGCCCAAAATCGGTGTCTCACTTGGGATAATTTATGTAAGCGTGGTTTTCAAAGCCCTTCTATGTGTGTTTTGTGTCAAGGCTGTGAAGAGAGTGTATCCCATATCTTCTTCCAATGCTCCTATGCTAGGGAGATTTGGCACTTCTGGTGGGGAGTGTGGAATACGACCTGCTGGCATGTTTCCTCTTTGGTGGAATTTTGGGAACGATGGGGAAGGGCCCCTGTTTCTACTTCCTTTCTCCAAGCTGCTTGGGCCATTGGGCCTTCCTTTATTATCTGGAATCTTTGGTTGGAGAGGAATAGGCGGATCTTTCAAGATTTGCAGCTGATGGCTCCTCACCTTTGGAGGAAAATTTTACACTCCTTAGGGGAAACTATTGTGGCTAAGTGTGATATGACTATGCGGGTGGACCCTCGGGATGTTGATTGTTGTAATCGCCTTCATCTTCCTCCTCCGCAACGACAACTCATGCGTAACAGGTGTAGGCATCCTACCCcaaaggtgaatagggagggaagatGGTCCCCTCCTCCCTTGGGAGTCCTAAAAATCAACTCGGATGGCTCTTCTCGTGGTAATCCTGGTCATGCTGGCATTGGAGGTGTGGGCCGTGATAGCTCAGGGGATGTTCAGTTTATTTTCTCTGAGTATAAGGGTCTTCATACGAATAATCTTATGGAGGCTCAGGCTATTTTAGTGGCTATGGAGTGGGCCAATCAGTTGGGTTGGCGAAGGATCATATGTGAGTCTGACTCCCAGGTTGTGGTGAACTTACTGAAAAGGCAGTATATGGATAATGTGAGCTGGCAGCTGGCCTTGATTGTTGAACAAATTCTCACTCTCTGTGCATCTCTGGAGCATGTTACTTTCAACCATATTCCCCGTGAATGGAATGGTGTGGCTGATTGCTTGGCTAAATGGGCTTCCGATCATATGCATGATTGGAATTTGGTGGATCGGGGCCATCTGTCCCCGGATTTGTCTCATCAATTGGATCACTTGGTTGATCTTGATAGGGCCATTTAA